AAGACTGTAATAGGACACCCAACATCCCACCCACCACAGTCACATGACCCACCGGACCGCCATCTTTCGGTAAGACTTGATGGGCCCCCACTGTTGGTAATTGGGCCGCCATGAAAACCTGCCGGGACTACGACATTTATTCTGCTACTGGATTTCATTCTATTCTGCAAACAACTTTGTTCACAACCCTTCGTAGAAAACAGGGGCTCTATAGGAATATCAACATGAGTTAACTTAGCTTTCCCAAGAAACTTTAGGCCCCAGCCACCAGAAACGGACTCTTTTTCATGTCTATGCTGATAGTTTCTTACAACTATTGCAGCTAACTCAAAATTGGGCATAAAATCATCAACTAAATTGGATGGCaaattatcatcatcattcaatTCACAAATGATCACTTCATCAGGAGTTTCAACATAAGAACTAGATCGCTCTGATTTGTGGCTATATTTAGTCTTCAATGAATGATTCGGCTTCAGAATTTCTCTAACTTTCTTGGCGAACCCCTTAGCTGTTACAACTGAGGAGGAAGCTTTCGTGTCTCTCGAATTGTCTTCATTTAATCCAAACAAAATGAACTCGGTTTCAATAAAATTAGCAGAGTCGGGGTCTAGGATGAAAGAACTCAATACTTTCATCCTACCAACAAGTTTCGATGCGCCACTAGGATGGTTACTTATATCCTTTCTTGTCTTAGtgtaaaacatatataaataatccAAGGCCTTTTCACTAGAAGGATTCACCTTGATAGGATTTGCAATATAAAACTCGCCTTCATTATCGCCTAGACAAAACTCGAAGTAAGGAAGGCCACTTCTCCAAATACAGCGAAGAATGCCGGTTGAAACAAAGTTATGAGCAGACGATGCTGAGTTGTATGGGCCTTTTGAAGTTATGCTTGAGCAAGACAAGAACGACTTCTCCGAAAAACTGAACTCCGGAGTCTGCTTCCGCAAAGGTATTATTACTCCACCATCGTTTTTGGGCATGTCACAATTTCCATTTCCCAGTTGAGAAGCCAATGGATTTGCTGACACTGTCCGCATATCGACCATCGCCTGAATAGAATCAACTGCCCATCTCCGGAAAGGACTTTTAACTATATCCCATTTACTAGAATTCCACGAATACCCCATTACGAAGTCAGTAAGAGCATTTATACTATGTGTTCTACGATTTCTCAAGCTTTTGATGATAAAATCTAAGGATATAACACTTGTAGGAAAGCTTAAAAAGGCTGGACTTCTTGAAAATACATCAAGAGGGTCATAGTTAACTCCACCTGACTCAACAGTACAACTTGCTGAACTTTTATTCGGTCTAGCGACACTCGTGTAATTCGGACAGGCGAGTTGGTTACTACAAGGGCACGAGTTTTGCAAGcactttttactatttttggTTGGTTCAAGCTCTGATATGGCACAACTTCTGTCCTTGTCCTCTCCTAACCTTGCACCATCCTCCATACTTTCATTTCCGTATAGGCATAATCCATGTACATTGGAGTATATTTGGTCCATTGCTAGATTATATCTAGCCACAAATGAGATATGGTGACTGCCGGCCCATCTGCATGAGAACACGAAAGGTAATTACCAATTAATAGtttatattaaaagaaaaaaaatcaggcTGAAGCATCGATGAATATTTGAGGTTTTTCCTAATTCTAAGTTGATTAGAATGCGCCACtgaacaaaaacaaagaaaactaAATTGAGCACGCATTTGCTTTTAAATTCATACTATGTGAAACTGTCAAATTGCATGCGAGATAAAGAATTCCGAACTTGTAGGTTTTCACTTACAGTAAAGCTGTTGTTTTTACGGGGACGAAGACGCCAAAGTACGAGGGTCAATAGCCTTAATTAACCGCTACAGccacttcaaatttttaaagacTAAAGAGGGGAATTTAATGTAAGAGACAAGCCATATTTTTACCAGAGAAagtattaaaaaacaaaataaattccCAAATTTCTTTCCCCTTGTGAACCATGTGTTTCCTTTCACACCCAACTACTAGTGATCAGTACAGCTAGCGAgcatcatttcttttcctcGCCGAATTCGGTGAAGTCCGTGTTCACTGGCGCGGAAAATTATCAAGTAATTAAAATACAACagaaaggggggaaaaaaaaaagaaaaaaaaaacactctttGGAATTCCTGGTATTTCTTATGTTCATGCTGCGTAGATTGAAAGATGTAGAGAGAAGGTAGGTTAGAAAAGCACAATACATGTTATAAAGATGGACTCACAACACAACCCATGAAATTTGTAATTCACCTCCCTACCAATAACCCATAAATTGATAAAGCAGACGGAAGGATTTGTTCACCATGTTCTCAAGTTATGTTGGTCTAATGAGCTCTCAAAACACATGGAATATGATGGATTATTCTAATTGGTCGGTCTTAGTCGCATAGACAATACCAAATTCAGCCAACAAAAAGAACAGCAACGATCATTTAGAAGAAAGCGAATCCTCGAACAAATCATGAGAACAAAGAATGTTAGAATTCACTCTTGATTGATAAGAGAAGATAGCAGGAACCTTCCACCATATACAATTTCAAGCAActgatttcagaaaaagaaataatagcaATCAAAAAATAGATAAGCGCATGATCATGCATTAATATTCTTCACCTCACCTTGGTGCTAATCTATCTCACAGCGAATGGTGAGATTGATCACAAGTTTCTCAAACAGTGATCTTATATTCTCCTCTCCAACACtcgaagcaaaaaaaaaaaaagaaaaaaaaaagaaaaaaaagagagaagagtaTTTATAtccaagagaaagagagaattggAAGGGGGTGTTAGATTTTAGACAGAGAGCTGGGTCAGTGGGGTTGCTTCTTTAAAAAGGTGAGAGAGAAACAGTAAGGGCTACACAGGGaggagacgaagacgaagaacAAAATAAGCACCTTTTCGGAGAAATGCCCACATGGGTCTCTTCTAGAAATGAATAGGAGAGATTAAGAGGAGAACAAAGCGGAGGCGGGGATACGAGAATATGAAGGAAATAGGAACaaagcaaagaagaagaagaaggagaagaaggagaaga
This genomic window from Ananas comosus cultivar F153 linkage group 3, ASM154086v1, whole genome shotgun sequence contains:
- the LOC109708314 gene encoding uncharacterized protein LOC109708314 isoform X1, producing the protein MYKEEKRVPRVLFSLLYSSPSSPSSSSLLCSYFLHILVSPPPLCSPLNLSYSFLEETHVGISPKRWAGSHHISFVARYNLAMDQIYSNVHGLCLYGNESMEDGARLGEDKDRSCAISELEPTKNSKKCLQNSCPCSNQLACPNYTSVARPNKSSASCTVESGGVNYDPLDVFSRSPAFLSFPTSVISLDFIIKSLRNRRTHSINALTDFVMGYSWNSSKWDIVKSPFRRWAVDSIQAMVDMRTVSANPLASQLGNGNCDMPKNDGGVIIPLRKQTPEFSFSEKSFLSCSSITSKGPYNSASSAHNFVSTGILRCIWRSGLPYFEFCLGDNEGEFYIANPIKVNPSSEKALDYLYMFYTKTRKDISNHPSGASKLVGRMKVLSSFILDPDSANFIETEFILFGLNEDNSRDTKASSSVVTAKGFAKKVREILKPNHSLKTKYSHKSERSSSYVETPDEVIICELNDDDNLPSNLVDDFMPNFELAAIVVRNYQHRHEKESVSGGWGLKFLGKAKLTHVDIPIEPLFSTKGCEQSCLQNRMKSSSRINVVVPAGFHGGPITNSGGPSSLTERWRSGGSCDCGGWDVGCPITVFNNNSISYEATAKMEPKELNSIDLFFEGSNYSDPILRLVHESEGLCIIYIPPTLSALQCFAIGVAIIHSQASELYPKL
- the LOC109708314 gene encoding uncharacterized protein LOC109708314 isoform X2, yielding MDQIYSNVHGLCLYGNESMEDGARLGEDKDRSCAISELEPTKNSKKCLQNSCPCSNQLACPNYTSVARPNKSSASCTVESGGVNYDPLDVFSRSPAFLSFPTSVISLDFIIKSLRNRRTHSINALTDFVMGYSWNSSKWDIVKSPFRRWAVDSIQAMVDMRTVSANPLASQLGNGNCDMPKNDGGVIIPLRKQTPEFSFSEKSFLSCSSITSKGPYNSASSAHNFVSTGILRCIWRSGLPYFEFCLGDNEGEFYIANPIKVNPSSEKALDYLYMFYTKTRKDISNHPSGASKLVGRMKVLSSFILDPDSANFIETEFILFGLNEDNSRDTKASSSVVTAKGFAKKVREILKPNHSLKTKYSHKSERSSSYVETPDEVIICELNDDDNLPSNLVDDFMPNFELAAIVVRNYQHRHEKESVSGGWGLKFLGKAKLTHVDIPIEPLFSTKGCEQSCLQNRMKSSSRINVVVPAGFHGGPITNSGGPSSLTERWRSGGSCDCGGWDVGCPITVFNNNSISYEATAKMEPKELNSIDLFFEGSNYSDPILRLVHESEGLCIIYIPPTLSALQCFAIGVAIIHSQASELYPKL